One stretch of Streptomyces agglomeratus DNA includes these proteins:
- a CDS encoding 2Fe-2S iron-sulfur cluster-binding protein — protein sequence MLSSDAGRAGFHPLRVREVERLTDDSVAVTLAVPPELRETFRHTPGQHIALRRVVAGEEIRRTYSICAPATEAPREPVLRVGIRLVDGGDFSTYALKELAVGDTVEAMAPAGRFVLEPRPGRFAAVVGGSGITPVLSMASTLLAREPDATFCLLRSDRTAASTMFLEEVADLKDRYPDRFQLVTALSREEQQAGLPSGRLDEERLTRLLPALLPVADVDGWFLCGPFGLVQGAERALRGLGVARNRIHEEIFHVDDGTGTVTSSPVAAPASSTLTATLDGRSGNWPVLDGESLLETVLRSRADAPYACKGGVCGTCRAFLVSGEVRMDRNYALEPEETDAGYVLACQSHPATPEVELDFDR from the coding sequence ATGCTGTCCTCAGACGCCGGACGGGCTGGGTTCCATCCGCTCCGGGTCCGCGAGGTCGAGCGGCTCACCGACGACTCCGTGGCCGTGACCCTCGCCGTGCCGCCCGAACTGCGCGAGACCTTCCGGCACACCCCCGGCCAGCACATAGCGCTGCGCCGGGTCGTGGCCGGCGAGGAGATCCGCCGTACGTACTCGATCTGCGCCCCGGCCACCGAAGCGCCGCGGGAGCCCGTGCTGCGGGTGGGCATCCGGCTGGTCGACGGCGGCGACTTCTCGACGTACGCCCTCAAGGAACTGGCCGTCGGCGACACCGTCGAGGCGATGGCGCCGGCGGGCCGCTTCGTTCTGGAGCCGCGCCCCGGCCGCTTCGCGGCCGTCGTGGGCGGCAGCGGCATCACGCCGGTGCTGTCGATGGCGTCCACGCTGCTCGCCCGGGAGCCGGACGCCACGTTCTGCCTGCTGCGCAGCGACCGCACGGCGGCTTCGACGATGTTCCTGGAGGAGGTGGCCGACCTCAAGGACCGCTACCCGGACCGCTTCCAGCTGGTCACCGCGCTCTCGCGGGAGGAGCAGCAGGCGGGGCTGCCGTCGGGCCGCCTCGACGAGGAGCGGCTGACCCGGCTGCTGCCGGCGCTGCTGCCGGTGGCAGATGTGGACGGCTGGTTCCTGTGCGGGCCCTTCGGACTCGTCCAGGGGGCGGAGCGCGCCCTGCGCGGGCTCGGGGTGGCCAGGAACCGTATCCACGAGGAGATCTTCCACGTCGACGACGGCACCGGAACGGTCACCAGCAGTCCCGTGGCGGCCCCCGCGAGCAGCACACTCACCGCCACACTCGACGGCCGGTCGGGCAACTGGCCCGTCCTGGACGGCGAATCGCTGCTGGAGACGGTGCTGCGCAGCCGCGCGGACGCGCCGTACGCCTGCAAGGGCGGCGTCTGTGGAACGTGCCGCGCCTTCCTGGTCTCCGGCGAGGTGCGGATGGACCGCAACTACGCGCTGGAGCCCGAGGAGACCGACGCCGGCTACGTCCTGGCGTGCCAGTCGCATCCGGCGACGCCCGAAGTGGAGCTGGACTTCGACCGCTGA
- a CDS encoding acyl-CoA dehydrogenase family protein produces MDFTFTEEQQAAVEAAKAVFSGVAPDRVPSPALTQGAVAEDFDRPLWARLAGSDLLSLVLAAEHGGAGLDPIALCLVLRESAKVLARVPLLETSAVAMAVQAYGAAELAAEVLPRVGRGELVLTAAANGRTGHDPAELAVTARRNGDDWLLDGVQTGVPWAQCADRIAVPAHTGAGRAVLALVPRDQPGVTLADQVSTSGERFAEVRLEAVRISAHRMIGAEGAWEWLRDLLTTGTCALALGLGERVLAMTSEYTGKREQFGFPVATFQAVAVQAADRYIDLRAMEATLWQAAWRLATGAPGALPVTGDVAVAKIWASDGVRRVVQTAQHLHGGFGADTDYPLHRYHAWAKQIELSLGPAAAHEEALGDLLAAHPLG; encoded by the coding sequence GTGGACTTCACCTTCACCGAGGAGCAGCAGGCGGCGGTCGAGGCGGCGAAGGCGGTCTTCTCGGGCGTCGCGCCCGACCGGGTACCGAGCCCCGCACTCACCCAGGGCGCGGTCGCCGAGGACTTCGACCGCCCGCTGTGGGCCAGGCTCGCCGGGTCCGACCTGCTGAGCCTGGTCCTCGCCGCCGAACACGGCGGCGCGGGCCTCGACCCCATCGCGCTCTGCCTCGTGCTCCGCGAGTCCGCGAAGGTACTCGCGCGCGTACCGCTGCTGGAGACCAGTGCGGTCGCTATGGCCGTACAGGCTTACGGAGCCGCCGAGTTGGCCGCCGAGGTCCTCCCTCGCGTCGGCCGCGGTGAGCTGGTGCTGACAGCCGCCGCCAACGGCCGTACCGGGCACGACCCGGCGGAGCTCGCCGTCACGGCGCGGCGCAACGGCGACGACTGGCTGCTCGACGGCGTCCAGACGGGCGTCCCCTGGGCTCAGTGCGCGGACCGTATCGCCGTGCCCGCGCACACGGGCGCGGGCCGCGCCGTGCTCGCCCTGGTCCCCCGCGACCAACCGGGCGTCACCCTGGCCGACCAGGTCTCCACCAGCGGTGAACGCTTCGCGGAGGTCCGCCTCGAAGCCGTACGGATCAGCGCCCACCGGATGATCGGCGCCGAAGGCGCCTGGGAGTGGCTGCGCGATCTCCTCACCACCGGAACCTGCGCCCTGGCGCTGGGGCTCGGCGAGCGCGTACTGGCCATGACGAGCGAATACACGGGCAAGCGCGAACAGTTCGGCTTCCCCGTCGCCACCTTCCAGGCCGTGGCCGTCCAGGCGGCGGACCGCTACATCGATCTGCGCGCCATGGAAGCCACCCTCTGGCAGGCCGCCTGGCGGCTGGCCACCGGGGCGCCCGGCGCGCTGCCGGTCACGGGGGATGTCGCGGTGGCGAAAATCTGGGCCTCCGACGGCGTACGCCGGGTCGTCCAGACCGCGCAGCACCTGCACGGCGGCTTCGGCGCGGACACCGACTACCCCCTGCACCGCTACCACGCGTGGGCCAAACAGATCGAGCTCTCACTCGGCCCGGCCGCCGCCCACGAGGAAGCCCTCGGCGATCTACTGGCGGCCCACCCCCTCGGCTGA
- a CDS encoding rhodanese-like domain-containing protein, protein MNFAPLPSVDAAKVPSDGFVLDVRENDEWAAGHVEGALHIPMSDFVSRFGELTEAAEDGRRVHVMCRVGGRSAQVTQYLVQQGVDAVNIDGGMLAWDGAGRPMVTESGIPAFVL, encoded by the coding sequence ATGAATTTCGCCCCGCTTCCTTCCGTCGACGCCGCGAAGGTGCCGTCGGACGGCTTCGTGCTGGACGTAAGGGAGAACGACGAATGGGCGGCCGGTCACGTCGAGGGCGCGCTGCACATCCCGATGAGCGACTTCGTGAGCCGCTTCGGTGAGCTCACCGAAGCGGCGGAGGACGGTCGGCGGGTGCACGTCATGTGCCGGGTCGGCGGCCGTTCCGCGCAGGTCACGCAGTACCTGGTGCAGCAGGGCGTGGACGCGGTGAACATCGACGGCGGGATGCTCGCCTGGGACGGTGCCGGACGCCCGATGGTCACCGAGAGCGGAATCCCGGCCTTCGTTCTCTGA
- a CDS encoding J domain-containing protein — protein sequence MTQEAPGEPTTRNDDAQDPHAAGHRAAGQQAAGGDQEAAGQGAEQGAGQSAEQGAGQSAGQGAGQSQGLESGQSPDQGRAQDQERPEARLERAVRAAEQALIEFEIAVETFRVEVENFSRLHHQKLGPMYARLDELDARIAEATAARTGDPEDRRRADEARAVVMPMPGVEELFHDWMDSDGLSPEASAMLTDQRVQPPRRVRPTEEARKLYRELARKAHPDLAQDDAERGRRDEFITRVNAAYGRGDVDQLRALAEEWAAGPVPERQQPERDELYARLEWLSQRKELLAVVARELEDSAIGSMLRMAPEDPDRLLEEIAEQLLAQVAEREADLAKLVQ from the coding sequence GTGACTCAGGAAGCTCCCGGGGAGCCGACGACCCGGAACGACGACGCGCAGGACCCGCACGCGGCCGGGCACCGGGCCGCCGGCCAGCAGGCCGCCGGTGGTGATCAGGAGGCCGCCGGGCAGGGCGCTGAACAGGGCGCTGGGCAGAGCGCTGAACAGGGCGCTGGGCAGAGTGCCGGCCAGGGCGCTGGGCAGAGCCAGGGCCTGGAATCCGGCCAGAGCCCGGACCAGGGCCGGGCTCAGGACCAGGAGCGGCCGGAGGCGCGGCTGGAGAGGGCCGTGCGTGCGGCCGAGCAGGCGCTGATCGAGTTCGAGATCGCGGTGGAGACCTTCCGGGTCGAGGTGGAGAACTTCTCCCGGCTCCACCACCAGAAGCTCGGCCCGATGTACGCACGCCTCGACGAGCTGGACGCCCGGATCGCAGAGGCCACGGCCGCCCGTACCGGCGATCCGGAAGACCGCCGCCGCGCCGACGAGGCACGGGCGGTCGTCATGCCCATGCCGGGCGTCGAGGAGCTGTTCCACGACTGGATGGACTCGGACGGCCTTTCGCCCGAGGCTTCGGCGATGCTCACCGACCAGCGGGTGCAGCCGCCGAGGCGGGTCCGGCCGACCGAGGAGGCCCGCAAGCTCTACCGCGAGCTGGCCCGCAAGGCGCACCCGGACCTGGCGCAGGACGATGCGGAGCGCGGGCGCAGGGACGAGTTCATCACCCGGGTCAACGCGGCGTACGGGCGCGGTGACGTGGACCAGTTGCGCGCGCTCGCCGAGGAGTGGGCCGCCGGGCCGGTGCCCGAGCGGCAGCAGCCCGAGCGGGACGAGCTCTATGCCCGGCTGGAGTGGCTTTCGCAGCGCAAGGAGCTGCTGGCGGTGGTCGCGCGGGAGCTGGAGGACAGCGCCATCGGTTCGATGCTGCGGATGGCCCCCGAGGACCCTGACCGGCTGCTGGAAGAGATCGCCGAGCAGCTGCTCGCGCAGGTCGCCGAGCGTGAGGCGGATCTGGCGAAACTGGTGCAGTAG
- a CDS encoding DUF2252 domain-containing protein, producing MAENETVFSGFGGERIPVVPGFARCGSEEEPSQSPKAEGKALRSRVPRASHDSLVLAVQRPDAVRAVEESNRGRVPELAPIRVGRMAASPFAFLRGAAGLMAHDLVGTPVTGVAAQICGDAHAANYGLYGDARGRLVIDLNDFDETVVGPWEWDVKRLATSLVLAGRQTGADEDICRQAAFDAVGAYRRTMRLLARMPVLDAWNAIADEELVSHADARDLLGTLERVSEKARNNTSARFAARATTEGPGGTRRFVDAPPVLRRVPDGEAAAVASALGGYLKTLPEDRLPLLARYAIHDVAFRVVGTGSVGTRSYVVLLIDHRGEPLVLQVKEARASALTPYLPLAGFDAPPAGHEGRRVVLGQKRMQVVSDSLLGWAEVDGRPFQVRQFRNRKGSVDPAALEPGHLDDYGRMTGALLARAHAHSVDPRLVAGYCGKNEEFDEAVGRFAVAYADRTEADHAVLVAAVKDGRTAAEHGV from the coding sequence ATGGCCGAGAACGAGACGGTGTTTTCCGGGTTCGGCGGGGAGCGTATTCCGGTGGTGCCCGGCTTCGCCCGGTGCGGGTCGGAGGAGGAGCCCTCGCAGTCGCCCAAGGCTGAGGGCAAGGCGCTGCGCTCACGGGTGCCCAGGGCGTCGCACGACTCGCTCGTGCTCGCCGTGCAGCGGCCCGACGCGGTGCGGGCGGTCGAGGAGTCGAATCGCGGCCGGGTGCCCGAACTGGCCCCGATACGGGTGGGGCGGATGGCCGCGTCCCCGTTCGCGTTCCTGCGGGGTGCGGCCGGACTGATGGCGCACGACCTGGTGGGGACGCCCGTGACCGGAGTCGCCGCGCAGATATGCGGTGACGCCCACGCGGCGAACTACGGCCTGTACGGCGATGCGCGCGGCCGCCTGGTCATCGACCTGAACGACTTCGACGAGACCGTCGTCGGCCCGTGGGAGTGGGACGTCAAACGGCTCGCCACTTCGCTCGTGCTGGCGGGGCGCCAGACGGGAGCCGACGAGGACATATGCCGGCAGGCGGCCTTCGACGCGGTCGGGGCGTACCGGCGCACGATGCGGCTGCTCGCCCGGATGCCGGTGCTGGACGCGTGGAACGCGATCGCCGACGAGGAACTCGTCTCGCACGCCGACGCGCGCGATCTGCTCGGCACGCTGGAGCGCGTCTCGGAGAAGGCCCGTAACAACACCAGCGCGCGGTTCGCCGCCAGGGCGACGACCGAGGGGCCGGGGGGGACCCGGCGGTTCGTGGACGCACCGCCGGTGCTGCGGCGGGTGCCGGACGGGGAGGCGGCCGCGGTCGCCTCGGCGCTGGGCGGGTATCTGAAGACGCTTCCCGAGGACCGGCTGCCGCTGCTCGCGCGGTACGCGATCCACGACGTGGCGTTCAGGGTGGTCGGCACGGGCAGCGTCGGCACGCGGTCGTACGTGGTGCTGCTGATCGACCACCGGGGCGAGCCGCTGGTGCTCCAGGTGAAGGAGGCGCGGGCCTCGGCGCTGACGCCGTACCTGCCTCTCGCCGGCTTCGACGCGCCGCCGGCCGGGCACGAGGGGCGGCGGGTGGTGCTCGGGCAGAAGCGGATGCAGGTGGTGAGTGACAGTCTGCTGGGCTGGGCCGAGGTGGACGGGCGGCCGTTCCAGGTGCGGCAGTTCCGCAACCGCAAGGGCAGCGTGGATCCGGCGGCGCTGGAGCCCGGGCATCTCGACGACTACGGGCGGATGACCGGGGCGCTGCTGGCGCGGGCCCACGCGCACAGCGTCGATCCGCGGCTCGTCGCCGGGTACTGCGGGAAGAACGAGGAGTTCGACGAGGCGGTGGGGCGCTTCGCGGTGGCGTACGCGGACCGTACGGAAGCGGATCACGCGGTTCTGGTGGCGGCGGTGAAGGACGGGCGAACGGCGGCGGAGCACGGGGTGTGA
- a CDS encoding glycosyltransferase — protein sequence MGDLAVARRRIAGVVAVVFTALAGAQQVLLVAGYGGWLPGWQPWPYLLVAAPAWLISRPLWGERIPLPWRRIEDVLRRIPSWAYLVGALAAAAGVWAVLQDFEPYLGHEEAVYANKARSWVSGTPDAGWGLYRPVGLPALGAVALWLGGDGSGVGTDGSGMGGDGSQAGALRAVALVLTLGTLTVTYLVAAAWTSRRRAVVVVLVLLSGLGFLRRVPEYLNDIGATGLLLVVVFLLVRAQEKPGSRALWGVPVVVLAAFYLRYGVVGNLLAVGLAAVFAYGPRAWMAQGRRLAGAAVVLVIGLVPHLVHAVRETGSPLGMVMSATSQANRAYVGDGFVYYLAVFPYRLAGDLGAVVMVAGLWAAGAALRRVRASRAGASVEAGASRAGTSHAGWASASRGAAAGASCGMRADDRRRVFLGTAAVLVFVVLGVATDGEPRFVYLAVVLLTVLGVQAVAELAGAAWGAPVLAAVAALAGLTVLGTTQVVAHGAMPGPTRLAWSMVPVAREIGAAAQGRPCLVVTGYEPEFGWYSGCDAVTYAQYRKLRVPEGTLVSLVVFERGRLQPDAAGLERLTAGRETGVRTIGTDGPVGAATVVTLR from the coding sequence GTGGGGGATCTCGCAGTGGCCCGTCGGAGGATCGCCGGGGTCGTGGCCGTGGTGTTCACGGCGCTGGCCGGCGCTCAGCAGGTGTTGCTGGTGGCGGGGTACGGGGGGTGGCTGCCGGGGTGGCAGCCGTGGCCGTACCTGCTCGTCGCCGCACCGGCCTGGCTCATATCCAGGCCGCTGTGGGGGGAGCGAATACCCCTTCCATGGCGGCGGATTGAAGATGTGCTGCGGCGGATTCCTTCCTGGGCGTACCTGGTGGGGGCGCTGGCGGCGGCCGCCGGGGTGTGGGCGGTGCTTCAGGATTTCGAGCCGTACCTCGGTCACGAGGAGGCGGTGTACGCGAACAAGGCGCGCTCCTGGGTGAGCGGGACGCCGGACGCGGGGTGGGGTCTCTACCGGCCCGTGGGGCTTCCGGCGCTGGGGGCCGTGGCCCTGTGGCTGGGCGGTGACGGCTCCGGGGTGGGTACAGACGGCTCGGGGATGGGCGGTGACGGCTCTCAGGCGGGCGCGCTGCGGGCGGTGGCGCTCGTGCTGACGCTGGGAACGCTGACTGTGACGTATCTCGTGGCGGCGGCCTGGACTTCGCGGCGGCGTGCGGTGGTGGTCGTGCTGGTGCTGCTGAGCGGGCTGGGGTTCCTGCGCAGGGTGCCGGAGTACCTGAACGACATCGGGGCGACCGGGCTGCTGCTGGTCGTCGTCTTCCTGCTGGTGCGGGCGCAGGAGAAGCCGGGTTCACGGGCGCTGTGGGGCGTGCCGGTCGTGGTGCTGGCCGCCTTCTATCTGCGGTACGGCGTGGTGGGGAACCTGCTGGCCGTAGGGCTCGCGGCGGTCTTCGCGTACGGGCCGCGCGCGTGGATGGCGCAGGGGCGGCGGCTGGCCGGCGCGGCCGTTGTGCTGGTGATCGGGCTCGTACCGCATCTGGTTCACGCCGTACGGGAGACGGGGTCGCCGCTCGGGATGGTGATGTCGGCGACTTCGCAGGCCAATCGCGCGTACGTGGGTGACGGGTTCGTCTACTACCTGGCGGTCTTTCCGTACCGGCTGGCCGGGGACCTGGGCGCGGTGGTGATGGTCGCGGGGCTGTGGGCGGCCGGGGCGGCGCTGCGGCGCGTGCGGGCTTCGCGGGCCGGGGCTTCGGTTGAGGCGGGGGCTTCGCGAGCAGGGACTTCGCACGCGGGGTGGGCGAGTGCTTCGCGGGGGGCGGCGGCGGGTGCTTCGTGCGGGATGCGGGCGGACGACCGGCGGCGGGTGTTCCTCGGTACGGCCGCTGTGCTGGTCTTCGTGGTCCTCGGAGTGGCGACGGACGGGGAGCCGCGGTTCGTCTATCTCGCGGTGGTCCTGCTCACGGTGCTCGGAGTGCAGGCGGTGGCCGAACTGGCGGGGGCGGCGTGGGGGGCACCCGTGCTGGCCGCCGTGGCGGCGCTGGCGGGACTGACGGTGCTGGGGACGACGCAGGTCGTGGCCCACGGTGCGATGCCGGGCCCGACCCGGCTGGCCTGGTCGATGGTGCCGGTGGCGCGGGAGATCGGGGCGGCGGCGCAGGGGCGGCCGTGCCTGGTGGTGACCGGGTACGAGCCGGAGTTCGGCTGGTACTCCGGCTGCGACGCCGTGACGTACGCCCAGTACCGGAAGCTCCGGGTGCCCGAGGGGACGCTGGTGAGCCTGGTGGTCTTCGAGCGAGGGCGGCTCCAGCCGGACGCGGCGGGGCTGGAACGGCTGACCGCGGGGCGGGAGACCGGCGTACGAACGATTGGGACGGACGGGCCGGTGGGGGCGGCGACGGTCGTCACGCTGCGGTAG
- a CDS encoding FhaA domain-containing protein, whose protein sequence is MGVMKRFEQRLEGLVNGTFAKVFKSEVQPVEIAGALQRECDNNATIWNRERTVVPNDFIVELSTPDYERLSPYSGQLGDELSGLVRDYAKQQRYTFMGPIKVHLEKAEDLDTGLYRVRSRTLASSTSQAAPAQSPAPGRPAPAAPRGGGYGYPPSAAPGAPPMPAAPPPAHGARPGGPAAVSGRPPAPGAGPGPMPGAQTRRWIEINGTRHQMSRPTLVLGRSTEADVRIDDPGVSRRHCEIRTGTPPTIQDLGSTNGIVVDGQHTTRATLRDGSRIVVGSTTIVYRQAEG, encoded by the coding sequence ATGGGAGTCATGAAGCGTTTCGAGCAGCGTCTCGAAGGTCTGGTCAACGGCACCTTCGCCAAGGTCTTCAAGTCCGAGGTCCAGCCTGTCGAGATCGCCGGCGCCCTCCAGCGCGAGTGCGACAACAACGCCACGATCTGGAACCGCGAGCGGACCGTCGTTCCCAACGACTTCATCGTCGAGCTCTCGACCCCGGACTACGAGCGCCTCAGCCCGTACTCCGGACAGCTCGGTGACGAGCTCTCCGGCCTGGTCCGCGACTACGCGAAGCAGCAGCGCTACACCTTCATGGGCCCCATCAAGGTCCACCTGGAGAAGGCCGAAGACCTCGACACCGGTCTTTACCGCGTACGCAGCCGCACGCTCGCGTCGAGCACGTCGCAGGCCGCCCCCGCGCAGAGCCCGGCCCCCGGCCGCCCCGCACCCGCCGCCCCTCGCGGCGGCGGCTACGGCTACCCGCCGTCGGCCGCTCCCGGAGCGCCTCCCATGCCCGCCGCCCCGCCGCCGGCGCACGGCGCACGGCCCGGCGGGCCGGCAGCCGTGTCCGGCAGGCCGCCCGCCCCCGGCGCGGGCCCCGGCCCGATGCCGGGCGCGCAGACGCGGCGCTGGATCGAGATCAATGGCACACGCCATCAGATGTCCCGCCCGACGCTGGTGCTGGGCCGCAGCACCGAAGCCGACGTGCGGATCGACGACCCCGGCGTATCGCGCCGGCACTGTGAGATCCGGACCGGAACGCCCCCGACGATCCAGGATCTCGGGTCTACCAACGGCATCGTGGTAGACGGACAGCACACCACCCGCGCTACGCTCCGCGACGGCTCGCGGATCGTCGTGGGCAGCACGACCATCGTTTATCGGCAAGCCGAAGGGTGA
- a CDS encoding FHA domain-containing protein FhaB/FipA gives MSELTLTVMRLGFLAVLWLFVIVAVQVIRSDLFGTRVTQRGSRRTASADARPPQTGRQQQAAAPPQQRQRRGAPTKLVVSEGTLTGTTVALQGQTVTLGRAHDSTIVLDDDYASSRHARIYPDRDGQWIVEDLGSTNGTYLDRTRLTTPTPIPLGAPIRIGKTVIELRK, from the coding sequence ATGTCAGAGCTGACCCTGACGGTCATGCGGCTAGGTTTCCTGGCTGTTCTGTGGCTGTTCGTGATTGTGGCCGTCCAGGTCATCCGCAGCGATCTGTTCGGTACGCGGGTCACGCAGCGCGGCTCACGCCGCACCGCGTCCGCCGACGCCAGGCCGCCGCAGACCGGACGCCAGCAACAGGCTGCGGCGCCGCCGCAGCAGCGCCAGCGCCGCGGCGCCCCCACCAAGCTGGTGGTGTCCGAAGGCACGCTCACCGGCACGACGGTGGCCCTCCAGGGGCAGACCGTCACGCTGGGGCGGGCGCACGATTCGACGATCGTGCTGGACGACGACTACGCGTCCAGCCGTCATGCCAGGATCTACCCGGACCGTGACGGCCAGTGGATCGTCGAGGATCTCGGGTCCACCAACGGCACGTATCTCGACCGGACCCGACTCACCACCCCGACCCCCATTCCGCTGGGCGCGCCGATCCGCATCGGCAAGACCGTCATCGAGCTGCGGAAGTAG
- a CDS encoding Stp1/IreP family PP2C-type Ser/Thr phosphatase — MSLSLRFAAGSHKGMIREGNEDSGYAGPRLLAIADGMGGQAAGEVASSEVISTLVTLDDDVPGSDILTSLGTAVQRANDQLRMMVEEDPQLEGMGTTLTALLWTGQRLGLVHVGDSRAYLLRDGVLTQITQDHTWVQRLVDEGRITEEEATTHPQRSLLMRALGSGDHVEPDLSIREVRAGDRYLICSDGLSGVVSHQTMEETLASYHGPQETVQELIQLALRGGGPDNITCIVADVLDVDGNDTLAGQLNDTPVVVGAVAENQLQANDGGAMQTPAGRAAGLGRPVPPQAAPGGAFGPPGSGDTGGYGGAPDGAFGAYSDEDFVKPRAGRKWFKRTLYLALAVAVVGGGLYGGYRWTQTQYYVGANEEHVALYRGISQDLAWVSLSKVEKDHPEIELKYLPPYQRKQVEATITEGSLTDAREKVTELGTQASACKKDEERRKAEREAREKAEREKAERENRENDARTGEGEAGGTTGSGATTQTTQKIPTATATPTPGPSLSEEEQKLVSQCGKP, encoded by the coding sequence ATGAGTCTGTCACTGCGCTTCGCCGCCGGATCGCACAAAGGCATGATCCGGGAAGGCAACGAGGACTCCGGTTACGCCGGCCCACGCCTTCTCGCCATCGCCGACGGCATGGGGGGACAGGCCGCCGGCGAGGTGGCCAGCTCCGAGGTCATCTCGACCCTGGTCACCCTCGACGACGACGTACCCGGCTCGGACATCCTGACCTCGCTCGGCACCGCCGTGCAGCGGGCCAACGACCAGCTGCGCATGATGGTCGAGGAGGACCCGCAGCTGGAAGGCATGGGCACCACGCTCACCGCCCTCCTGTGGACCGGGCAGCGCCTCGGTCTCGTGCACGTGGGCGACTCACGGGCGTACCTCCTGCGCGACGGCGTACTGACCCAGATCACGCAGGACCACACCTGGGTGCAGCGCCTCGTCGACGAGGGCCGCATCACCGAGGAAGAGGCCACCACCCACCCGCAGCGCTCCCTGCTGATGCGCGCGCTGGGCAGTGGCGACCACGTGGAGCCCGACCTCTCCATCCGCGAGGTCCGGGCCGGCGACCGCTACCTGATCTGCTCCGACGGTCTGTCCGGCGTCGTCTCCCACCAGACGATGGAGGAGACGCTCGCCAGCTACCACGGCCCCCAGGAGACCGTGCAGGAGCTCATCCAGCTCGCCCTGCGCGGCGGCGGACCCGACAACATCACCTGCATCGTCGCGGACGTCCTGGACGTCGACGGCAACGACACCCTGGCCGGGCAGCTCAACGACACCCCGGTCGTGGTCGGCGCGGTCGCCGAGAACCAGCTCCAGGCCAACGACGGCGGCGCCATGCAGACCCCCGCGGGCCGCGCGGCGGGCCTCGGCAGGCCCGTCCCCCCGCAGGCCGCACCGGGCGGCGCGTTCGGCCCGCCCGGCAGCGGTGACACCGGCGGCTACGGAGGCGCCCCCGACGGCGCCTTCGGCGCGTACAGCGACGAGGACTTCGTCAAGCCGCGCGCCGGCCGCAAGTGGTTCAAGAGAACGCTGTACCTGGCGCTCGCGGTCGCCGTCGTCGGCGGCGGCCTCTACGGCGGCTACCGCTGGACGCAGACGCAGTACTACGTCGGCGCCAACGAGGAACACGTCGCGCTCTACCGGGGCATCAGCCAGGACCTCGCCTGGGTCTCCCTCTCGAAGGTCGAGAAGGACCACCCCGAGATCGAACTCAAGTACCTCCCGCCCTACCAGCGCAAGCAGGTAGAGGCGACCATCACCGAGGGCAGCCTCACCGACGCGCGCGAGAAGGTCACCGAGCTCGGCACCCAGGCATCCGCGTGCAAGAAGGACGAGGAGCGCCGCAAGGCCGAGCGCGAGGCCCGCGAGAAGGCGGAGCGCGAAAAGGCGGAGCGCGAGAACCGCGAGAACGACGCACGTACGGGCGAGGGCGAAGCGGGCGGCACGACCGGCTCCGGCGCCACGACCCAGACCACCCAGAAGATTCCGACGGCTACAGCTACGCCCACTCCTGGCCCCAGCCTCTCCGAGGAAGAGCAGAAGCTGGTCTCGCAGTGCGGTAAGCCGTAA